The DNA region CTAGCACTTCAGATCAAAGCAGTGATatcaaaattcatatttccTTCATCCTATTAGTTTTGGCACATAGTTTGTACTTGGTATATGAAATGGTTTCTGCATCTCATAGAATCTCATGTATCTATTCTCATTTGAAAATAGTGATGATTATCCAAATAACCTtcagataatattttttgtacattaaTCATTAGCTATATTTCCAACAAGCcgatttttactttcaacaaTAAATCTTGTTAGCATAGATATGAAAGACGTATTGTATGTTACAATTGTTGGCACTATTATTTTCCACTTTATAATTACATCCTTATTCCTTGAAATTTCACATGTCCAGATATATGAcgcaaaattaatgaattttaattttcaagcgTATCGGATATACgcaaacgaaataaaaattcatgcaaTGACAATTTGGTACAcacagaaaaattaatcaacataCCTGACACCGATAACTTGATACAGACACTTCCTTTAAAACATCTGACATCCTAATTTACGGTTTTTATGTTTCctaaatataatacaaaatactaaaatattacgaggaataaataaaaagcacgtgctgtgtaaaatttttagattcGATATATATTGGTACAGTAGTAGTACAATTATTGATtaatattcaaaatgaaaatcaaagtaaGATTGATCGAACGTATTGATACGAATATATCCATCTTCTCCGCCTGTAGAATAACTTCGTCCATTAGGATGAAAGGCTAAAGAATTGATAGGACCAAAATGACCTTTGAGTCGAGCAAATTCTTCCTCAAATACCAAATGGAAAAACCGTGAGTCAAATTTTCCATGACGAGCCGATGTCGTGGTCACGTCCATAGCATCCTGGCCACCACCCAGTACCACCTAAAAACGAATATAGATACGATTAGCACATGTGCATTTTATATGTCTATGCTGACAAATTCAAATAAGAATTAGTttggttggtcacttttttttaagtttgcATATTGATACTCTGCAGGAAGTTTGCTTTTTCTGCATATTTACCAaatacgaattttcaaaacttgatcAAGTTATTTGTAATGAATGTTTAATGAgtaatttataagaaaaaaaatgaaccatGAATTCTGAATAGCAATATTACGTCAACGAGCTTCGTTTCAGTTTGTAATCAAAGAGTTGCACCTTGAGTAGAAAAATATCCAAGTTGCActgcatgaaattttcaatcgtttagttttaattaaaatttcagttcATTCTCAAAATTGCTGAGAAGTCAAACGACAAATCAGGATTAGATTCGATTGAATGAcacttcaaatttaaattttacaccCCAGTGAAGTCGATGCCGAACCCCCTGGTTTAAATGGGTCAGAAATAAGGTTGGCTGTGGCAACTTCCAGCCAATCACAGTGGTGCATCCAACAGATACCGCATGTGTTATTCAATAGGCGTAAGGTAGGCACTAGAGCTGCCAACCTTATATCAAGTCGTCCCCTAAAATTAGCAGACGAAACGGGAGAGCTCCGTCCTTCTCTCAAACGTCAGAATGGTAAAATCTTCCCTTTTCAGGTATCATAAAAAATGTTCCACCATGTGCAATATccatgaaaatacaaaaattcttCTGCAACTGCTCAAGTTATTGTATAAAATCGCAAACTCACATGATCCAAAATTGGCGATATGGTTGCAGAATTGACCGGTCTCTCAGTTTTATAAGTTTTCAAGCAGACCAGAGATTCGCTATCAAACAATTTGGCCGTATGATCCTTACATGCAGTCACAAACATTGTCCCATCCTTATTGGTTTGCATATCGTTGATCTGACTTTTGTGACTTCTCACAGAGTTAAGTTTTTTTCCAGTCTATATATGCAAATTGAGTAAATTGAGGAATTGTAATTTAATTCAAGATTGATAATTGTGTCATGTAAACATAACTCACCCTCATGTCCCACAGATTAATCTCACCATCTTCATGTCCTGTGACGATGGTTTCATCAAGAGCACCCCAAAAAATAGCAGAGATCCGGGGGCCATTGATAGGTATTCGTCGTATAGCATTCTCTTGTGATAATGTGGAATCTACGTCTCGCGCATCGATAATGAACATTTCACATTGGTGTCCTAAAGCTTTATCAGTCGAATAGACAGCAAGATTCCCAGAATAGCTAAAGCTACATGTCCTCACCGAACTATTTGTTGCCAATTGACCAACAACTTTTcctgaatcaaaaaaaatttagaaaatcattatttcgtGAAATTCAACATATCTCCAAATAGCATAAGTTTATATGTTTTAGTTAATTAATCCAATTTGCTCGACTTCATGTTGCTGGAATTAGCACTGAAAACCCAAATTAGattgagaaatttcaaaacttttccatTCATGATGCAAATCATTACATTAATTCAACAGATTATTAAAGATATTTGATAACATTCTATTGATTTGTTCTTGTTGGTTGCAGTTATCACCTACTAGGTTCAGTAAcatctcaaattttcaggtATTTAGTTCACTAACAGATGGAGACTGGCAAAATTACCACAGTTCCTCTAGGATAATatcaaaacattttcaatggTCAGAATACTGCGGATCTAGCAACGACCAGTTTCATGTCACTTTCATCATATGGGTATAGTACGAGTCCCTTAGAATAAGAACAATGACAGGTAACTAACCAGTCTGACAATCCCATACACATAAAGTATTATCTCCGCTTCCAGACAAGAATCTAGTAGTATCCCAATTGACGTCAATGCACCATACGGAACCGTTATGACCATTGAACGTTCCAAGGCGTTCTCCATTGAGGGAGTACCAGACATTAGGCTTCTTGTCCTTACTTGCAGAGAACAAGAGGTCACCCTCCCTGTTGTACTTGATCTTAGTAATGGCACGTTCATGCCCATGTAGCATGAGAGGTTTCTAAAACACAGTGCATTTGCAAACTGTAGAATCCAAAGCTTCGAAAAGATACAGTCAATATGACCACTTCAGATATTACAAACACATCATTCCACAAGAAGCCTCCTCTAGCGTTGACCGAATATACATGCGTATTCGAATCGACACCTGCAGCGTCAACTTGAGGTTAGGCACGGTAAGGTAAGTTTTCACACGTGTCTATGTGTGTGCATGCGTAGGAGAGGTTCAGGCATGATAATAGAACAGATTTATTTTATGAACAGAAGCTTACCATTTTATCAAAACTATTATCGCATCAGCGCTCCACAATTGCCACAAAATCGAATTGTACACCTGCTAAATGTCTCACAACGTCCTGGCCGAGCGACAGAAAGAGATGAGAGCCACAACCCGTCAATGAAATAACCTAGCATTGACTACATATTGTGGAAGATAGCCGACCTCACGGGGTATATCGAAACTCTTTCGGTATAGAAGTCTTCCGCAATTACTGTCGTATACTTTAGAGCATGTGGTACACTGCTCTGCACAACCACTTCACGCCGCACTACCAGTACCCCTACCACTAAGTCGATTGTGAATGATACTTTACCCCAAAGCTTTACCCAACGATGTATGCTATGGATGCGTGAACCCATACATTGTAAGTGCCTTAGATAAGTTTCCGCTAAAACAAAGAGGGAACGAGGTTAGCATTTTGGAATAACTATATAGGCGCTGTCTAGTAACTTTCCGGTAGTCGCAAGATTCCTGCACTAAGGCTAGGCTTGATTAGTTGCTGATCACGGATCTGTCATGTTCTTGGGTCTGCAATCATACAATGGTATTGTCAGCGTTCCAAGTATATATTGCTCCGTGGTTCCCAAGATCTTGGTGACGCGCCATGTTTGCAAGGTtatgtttcaataaatttcacaaatatcTGTTACGGTAGAAAAATTTGTCGCTCGATTTTGTCATCCGTGATTGTTTCATGGAGTTCACAATAGCTGTATAATATTATCGCTTTCTCACAGAAATGTTGTGACAGTTAATTAAGTGTGGAACTAGACATTGaagtacaatttttatcggaACATCAGTTCTTATTATCCTTCAATGAAGATACTTAACTAATAGAAACCAAACGCTCACGAAACTGGGCAAAGCTATTAAAAAACAACTGGCAAAATTAATCCAGCAATCCACGTCCCGTTGTATGCAGTGGTTATTTACTACTATTGTGATAGACATCTCTCTGGAACTGTAATGGCACAACAGGTCAACAGGTGCGGTAAAGATATGGGTACTCAAATTGATGTACCGTACTTGGAAGAGAAAggaaatgattatttattttactacaCATCAATTGATGATGCCACTAAGGCATGGCTGCATACTCTGCATTGTACCTGGGGATTATGTACGTGATATTTTCACCTTTAGCACATTGGTATTCACATAAAATCAGAATTATAAATGACATTAATCATTATCTTTGTGTGTTaagggaaaaaaagtgacgGTGTTACCAAAATGCTCAATGATTATTTCAGCACGGCACCAAATCCATATCTGAGCGTCCTACGCATTTTGGTAAATGTCTCGGACTACAAGTACATCAAGTCAAAGATGTCTCTCAGCTTTACAGgttatcattatttaaatGCATAAAGTAATTCACAGAATTTTATACacttatctatatatattgtgtaatATTTACATACTCTGGCCCAAGTATAATTGGTCTTTTGGAGACATGGAGCAAATAAGAATTTGTGACTCCGGTGTTCATGCAACACTATGGGACAGTGTTTTACCAGTCATACTCCTACTGAGGGTTGTTTATGGTCAGTTAGGCACGCATTAGTGTAAACTGCTTGAAGGGAATGGGAGCAATGACTGTATCAGGGTAACTCAGGTGTCGCTTGCAGTATGGTCAGCATACCTCGGGCATATTCTGTAATCTGCTGTGGGTGATCTACCCTGCTGACTAGAGGGTAGTTTTTAGTCACCACGCTGCTGGCTGGTGAATCACCATAACTTTCACCAGAGACACTCGTTCTGATAAAAGAAAGCAACACTACAGGGAATTTTTACTATATCCATGTAAACACTAACGAGGTTCTATTGTGTATCCTCAATTtggatttctttatttcaattatcttGCTCTGCCATTAGTTGCagaggatttttcaaaatggattTCATTGAGAAAGGATGTTTACAAGAACTTTTTGCAAGCTGATATAAAGTCTGCCGCTTTCGACTTGCTGACCAAGCAAAAGAACCTGCAGCTGACCAAAATTGTGTTCGACACATACGAGCTTTCAGAACATAAAGAGTTCTTCTTACCTGCAATACAGGTATAACACATAAAGTAtctgtttataaaattgtttatatttatatcacaGCTAAACCTCGTCTTCCCCAGTGTAATAATTTGCCCGAATAAGGGCAAGTTGGGCTTATTTGTTACTTATTTGCACAAGGCGAATGCGCATGTGTGAGCTAGGTGTATTATTCCAATTGATCAGTATTTCGTTATATCAAGAGCTTAAACGTAGAATTCCTGCATGGCTCCTGAATAGTGTACAGAAGAAGTCTactatattacatacatatattcattattcaaagATGTTACGGTGCCACcactaaaatataataatactggatttttttctttttctactagGGCAATGTGCGCGCAATAAAAGTATCATAAAATTGTTGCAAAATGATACTCGTCGTCATATGATATAGACACAGTTTTGCTGAATTacttcttgaatttttgggtAGTAAAATAATCTGTGTTATTCTCATCaaaatagtgaaattttttttcatgaaatgaTGTACAGTACCTTGTGTGTGAATAATTCATATGATATAAAGTAACATTTTGCGGCGACTGTACGATGCTATCATCGCCCACACGTCACCTTAGTAGAAAAGAACCAAGATACGACTTGTGAGGGTCTCTCACAGCATGTGCTTCCCTATTGACCGTATGTTccagtattattatatttcagtgGGTATCACCAAGAAAGCAAATACATGGTAAATACCgtatttggccaaaaaaatatctttaatTAATCATACTCCTCGATTTCTTGGTTACAGAATATGGTATTGGAAAAGAAGTACAAGGATGCTGCTCAATACGCGTGTATTTTACATTTGCAATTATATTTTCTGAACGCTGAGGTATTGCTGCTGCcactaattttacagaataaatTGACTTTGGTTGATGATCTTTTAGTGGATTGTATGGAAGCTCAAAAGGCTCTAATAACATACTTGGATAATCTCTTGGCCTCAGGCAAAAATATAGAAGCTTCATTAGAAGCTTTTGTAGAGTaagttttttatcttcaatcgTTGTATTCTTCTTAGGCTTACATGAAACCAGTAAATTTCAATGTTaatcatttcattattatttcagtCGCAATGAAATACCGGAGGTAAAAATATCGGCAATGCAACTGCGCCCGATGAATAAGTTGGTCGGACGCTTAGCAAAGCAGTACAACCTACCACCAGAATGTTGTCCCAATTTGAATCAGAGACGAGGCGAAGGGGCACTGAAATTTCTGATATACAAACGTTACGTCGACTGTACTCTTAGTAAGTTGTATAAGGCTAGAAAATTCTATTATTAGCAAATGCAAAGCGGTGATTATGCTTTTCAAACTATCAACCACATTACACAACTAATTGTCAATCACTTTAGGCGGAGAAAGCT from Diprion similis isolate iyDipSimi1 chromosome 3, iyDipSimi1.1, whole genome shotgun sequence includes:
- the LOC124416775 gene encoding eukaryotic translation initiation factor 3 subunit I; the encoded protein is MKPLMLHGHERAITKIKYNREGDLLFSASKDKKPNVWYSLNGERLGTFNGHNGSVWCIDVNWDTTRFLSGSGDNTLCVWDCQTGKVVGQLATNSSVRTCSFSYSGNLAVYSTDKALGHQCEMFIIDARDVDSTLSQENAIRRIPINGPRISAIFWGALDETIVTGHEDGEINLWDMRTGKKLNSVRSHKSQINDMQTNKDGTMFVTACKDHTAKLFDSESLVCLKTYKTERPVNSATISPILDHVVLGGGQDAMDVTTTSARHGKFDSRFFHLVFEEEFARLKGHFGPINSLAFHPNGRSYSTGGEDGYIRINTFDQSYFDFHFEY